A single Blattabacterium sp. (Mastotermes darwiniensis) str. MADAR DNA region contains:
- a CDS encoding nucleoside monophosphate kinase translates to MIHIILFGPPGCGKGTQAKILENKFGFIHLSPGRIFRHHIKNKTSLGQFASYYINKGILVPDKITTNMLNLEMKKYIQSKGIIYDGYPRTKNQVFSLEKILQEFSLGEINIIFSFCIQKDLLINRLLKRGRISHRNDDTNIITVKRRIEEYNKETAFIWKEKKWKNNIITLNASYSVKNISLLIEKSIMKL, encoded by the coding sequence ATGATACACATTATATTATTTGGACCACCAGGATGTGGAAAAGGAACTCAAGCAAAAATATTAGAAAATAAATTTGGGTTTATCCATTTATCTCCTGGAAGAATATTTAGACATCACATAAAAAATAAAACAAGTTTAGGTCAATTTGCTAGTTATTATATCAATAAAGGAATATTAGTTCCCGATAAGATCACTACAAATATGTTGAATCTTGAAATGAAAAAGTATATTCAATCCAAAGGAATTATTTATGATGGTTATCCAAGAACAAAAAATCAAGTTTTTTCTTTAGAAAAAATATTACAAGAATTTTCTTTAGGAGAAATCAACATAATTTTTTCTTTTTGTATACAAAAAGACTTATTAATAAATAGACTTCTGAAAAGAGGAAGGATTAGTCATCGTAATGATGATACGAATATTATTACGGTTAAAAGAAGAATAGAAGAATACAATAAGGAAACTGCTTTTATTTGGAAGGAAAAAAAATGGAAAAATAATATCATTACACTTAATGCTTCTTATTCTGTAAAAAATATTTCCCTTCTTATAGAGAAAAGTATTATGAAACTTTGA